A genome region from Methanococcoides burtonii DSM 6242 includes the following:
- the cobD gene encoding threonine-phosphate decarboxylase CobD, whose product MNVDDKINLPLKKHIIGLVPASHGGLVRKASQEYGIAESDLIDMSANLNPYGSPFDHPEYCLDLKALFISARGGMHNYPDNRYLEYREAAAGFLGDGISADNIIPGNGSCETIRLVAECMINSGDVVVIPQPTFDEYEQQCRIMGASIRYFEHDGLMDITDEALKDVKILFVCNPNNPTGKLFSRDSILELAKRCEMNSTLLFVDEAFSELADPTQSVADVAATNNYLFVLRSLTKNFAIPGIRLGFGVASLEMAKALNTARLSWNLGSVPDVVGAALLNMEGGCYSKYLVKSRKMIAEEREYLTERLSGIYGFEPLPSAVNYVLVDIRELLMDSQELTSRLASHGILVRDCSSFYLLDNDYIRIAVRTREETDRLIQAIGDVLTEAGKDYAEERLKETIESAESGMPACRNTCEYYPCHFSGQDCTFCFCPFYPCEDPKTGGCWIESTTGSEVWSCEKCNILHKPEVVQEVLHILMSDSDTEHNLKVSWEKAIVPHL is encoded by the coding sequence ATGAATGTGGACGATAAAATCAATTTACCTCTCAAAAAGCACATAATCGGTCTTGTGCCTGCATCTCATGGTGGTCTTGTTCGCAAGGCTTCACAGGAATACGGGATAGCTGAATCTGACCTTATCGATATGAGTGCAAACCTCAATCCTTATGGCAGTCCCTTTGATCATCCTGAATACTGTCTTGACCTCAAGGCACTTTTTATCAGTGCAAGGGGCGGTATGCACAATTATCCTGACAATCGGTATCTCGAATACAGGGAAGCTGCAGCTGGGTTCCTTGGTGATGGGATAAGCGCCGATAACATCATACCCGGAAATGGATCATGTGAGACTATTCGTCTTGTTGCAGAATGCATGATCAATAGCGGTGATGTTGTAGTTATTCCGCAGCCAACTTTCGATGAATATGAGCAGCAGTGCAGGATAATGGGTGCCAGTATCCGTTATTTTGAGCATGACGGCTTGATGGATATTACCGACGAGGCACTAAAGGATGTAAAGATCCTTTTCGTATGCAATCCAAATAATCCTACTGGCAAATTATTTTCAAGGGATTCGATCCTTGAACTTGCTAAAAGGTGTGAGATGAACTCCACCCTATTGTTCGTTGATGAGGCGTTCAGTGAACTTGCCGATCCGACCCAGAGTGTTGCGGACGTAGCGGCCACTAATAACTATTTATTTGTCCTCCGTTCCCTTACCAAGAACTTTGCTATTCCTGGTATACGTCTGGGTTTTGGTGTTGCGTCCCTGGAGATGGCAAAAGCACTCAATACTGCCCGGCTATCGTGGAATCTGGGCTCAGTGCCTGATGTTGTAGGTGCTGCTCTGTTGAACATGGAGGGCGGTTGCTACAGTAAATATCTCGTAAAATCTCGTAAAATGATCGCAGAAGAGCGGGAATATCTGACTGAACGCCTGTCCGGGATATATGGGTTCGAACCGCTTCCAAGTGCTGTCAATTATGTTCTTGTAGATATAAGGGAACTTCTTATGGATTCCCAGGAGCTGACCTCCCGTCTTGCTTCCCATGGCATCCTTGTGAGGGATTGCAGTTCCTTCTACCTGCTTGACAATGATTACATCAGGATAGCGGTTCGCACAAGGGAGGAGACGGATCGTCTCATACAGGCCATAGGTGATGTCCTTACTGAGGCTGGCAAGGATTATGCAGAGGAACGCCTGAAAGAGACCATCGAGAGTGCTGAGTCTGGCATGCCTGCTTGCAGAAATACGTGTGAGTATTACCCCTGTCATTTCAGCGGTCAGGATTGTACGTTCTGTTTCTGTCCTTTCTACCCCTGCGAAGATCCTAAAACAGGAGGTTGCTGGATCGAAAGTACTACGGGTAGTGAAGTTTGGAGTTGTGAAAAATGCAACATATTGCATAAACCTGAAGTTGTTCAAGAGGTTCTCCACATTCTCATGAGTGACAGCGATACCGAGCATAACCTAAAAGTATCTTGGGAAAAGGCAATAGTGCCTCATCTCTGA
- a CDS encoding NTP transferase domain-containing protein, producing MDAIIMAGGLAQRLGAEEKACVMLIDRPLISYLLDSLIDAEHIERVFVQTSPYSPETESCVRGYYGNDVLILRTPGDNYVGDMIKAVKDAGSIGPVMILMPDLPLVESEHIDAIVESYERCSIPAMSVYAPIGLFRELGLRPGTVFNKNGEMLVPVGINVLDSGKIEEEQVDFDHLINIPEVAINVDSIVELAKCKELLLARIS from the coding sequence ATGGATGCTATTATTATGGCAGGCGGTCTTGCCCAGAGGCTTGGTGCAGAGGAAAAAGCATGTGTGATGCTTATCGACAGGCCACTTATCAGTTATCTTCTTGACTCGCTTATTGATGCAGAACACATTGAACGTGTTTTTGTTCAGACCTCACCATATTCACCGGAAACAGAATCGTGTGTCAGAGGATATTATGGCAATGATGTTCTCATTCTCCGGACCCCTGGTGATAATTATGTTGGAGATATGATAAAAGCTGTCAAAGATGCTGGTAGTATCGGTCCTGTCATGATATTGATGCCGGACCTCCCTCTGGTAGAATCCGAACACATTGATGCCATCGTTGAAAGCTATGAGCGATGTTCCATTCCGGCAATGTCCGTTTATGCCCCAATTGGGCTTTTCCGGGAATTGGGTTTGCGCCCGGGCACAGTGTTCAACAAGAACGGTGAAATGCTGGTCCCTGTGGGGATAAATGTCCTCGATTCCGGTAAGATCGAAGAGGAACAGGTAGATTTTGATCATCTGATCAATATTCCTGAAGTTGCGATTAATGTGGACTCGATCGTTGAACTGGCAAAATGTAAGGAATTGCTATTGGCCAGAATTTCATAA
- the cobD gene encoding threonine-phosphate decarboxylase CobD — translation MSQKKELPLKENIIELACPSHGGLIREMADKYGIPVSEMLDLSASLNPLGSPFDHPLGGLDLDRLLEHAMERFGQYPDNRYLEFRKAAVRFLDNGLSVDNIVPGNGSCEIIRLVAESIVDQGDIVLIPHPTFTEYEQQCNVAGADVRYIGQDDIFDLSDDVLGSAKILFVCNPNNPTGKLHKREDILSLVKRCVSNNTLLFVDEAFIELADDPSQTITDTVVDNDHLFILRSLTKDFAIPGVRLGFGVASKTIANTLNTARLSWNLGSIPEEIGIAMLNMDGGCNSPYLVASRKAIENDRNYLTERISRIRKFKPLPSTVNYILVDISASSLDSVELTQRLAAHGVLIRDCSSFPSMGEDFVRIAVRPKEETDILSQAIGKVVVEKAREDAKADLVSMLESGDAVPCGGNLDCPYYPCHSCEDQDCTLCFCPFYRCEDERTGGKWVDRSSGGKVWSCEDCVLVHDKDVVKELLDVLSEDEDMDRNLKKAWDKVLEPRL, via the coding sequence GTGTCACAAAAAAAAGAACTCCCTCTCAAAGAAAACATTATAGAATTGGCCTGTCCCTCACATGGCGGACTTATTCGTGAAATGGCTGACAAGTACGGCATCCCTGTATCGGAGATGCTGGACTTGAGTGCCAGCCTTAACCCCCTCGGAAGTCCCTTCGACCATCCTTTAGGCGGGCTTGACCTTGACCGCTTGCTAGAGCATGCCATGGAACGATTTGGGCAATATCCTGATAACCGTTATCTTGAATTTAGAAAGGCTGCTGTTCGTTTTCTGGACAACGGGCTGTCTGTAGATAACATAGTTCCTGGCAATGGTTCCTGTGAGATCATCAGGCTTGTGGCAGAGTCAATAGTGGATCAGGGCGATATTGTACTGATACCTCACCCTACGTTCACGGAATATGAACAACAATGCAACGTAGCAGGTGCTGATGTTCGTTACATAGGACAGGATGATATCTTTGATCTCTCCGACGATGTGCTTGGGAGCGCAAAGATCCTTTTCGTATGTAATCCGAACAACCCTACCGGTAAGCTCCATAAAAGGGAGGATATTCTGTCACTGGTAAAAAGATGTGTCAGCAATAACACCCTCCTGTTCGTCGATGAGGCCTTCATCGAACTTGCTGATGATCCTTCACAAACGATCACTGATACTGTGGTCGATAATGATCATCTTTTCATCCTTCGCTCTCTTACTAAGGACTTTGCCATACCAGGTGTTCGTCTCGGGTTCGGTGTGGCTTCAAAAACAATTGCAAATACATTGAACACTGCAAGACTTTCGTGGAACCTCGGTTCCATTCCCGAGGAGATCGGAATAGCAATGCTTAACATGGATGGTGGCTGCAACAGCCCTTATCTTGTGGCATCGCGTAAGGCAATTGAAAATGATCGTAATTATCTTACTGAGCGCATTTCAAGGATACGCAAGTTCAAACCCCTTCCAAGCACTGTGAACTATATCCTTGTTGATATCAGCGCCTCTTCCCTTGATTCTGTTGAACTCACGCAGCGGCTGGCTGCACATGGGGTGCTTATAAGGGATTGCAGTTCTTTCCCTTCCATGGGTGAAGACTTTGTCCGTATCGCTGTCCGTCCAAAAGAGGAGACTGACATACTTTCACAGGCAATAGGAAAGGTCGTTGTTGAAAAAGCAAGAGAGGATGCGAAAGCTGATCTTGTTTCAATGCTTGAAAGTGGGGATGCGGTTCCTTGTGGTGGGAATCTTGATTGCCCTTATTACCCATGTCACAGTTGTGAGGATCAGGACTGCACCTTATGCTTCTGTCCGTTCTATAGGTGTGAGGATGAACGTACTGGGGGCAAGTGGGTCGACCGTTCCAGTGGCGGCAAGGTCTGGAGCTGTGAAGATTGTGTTCTCGTTCATGATAAGGATGTTGTAAAAGAGCTTCTCGATGTACTTTCAGAGGATGAGGATATGGACCGTAATTTGAAAAAAGCGTGGGATAAGGTGCTGGAGCCTCGTTTATGA
- a CDS encoding cobalamin biosynthesis protein — protein sequence MIEPFLPDAEHLIFVLILATGFDLLIGEPPTALHPVVWIGNLIGFFKKKVPATHKKTYGVVFALIVILFAASIAYVVLLIANLSFIPEFVVLLIEAYFLKSTFAIRRLLEAAMEVYGELVKGDLVSARKKLSMYVSRDTSQLTEGQVSSSVIETCSENFVDGILSPLFYYVIFGPYGLIGAYIFKAVSTLDSMVGYMNEKYREIGYFSAKTDDVLNWIPARICVVFIMAGSFLSSVLLKSKGLDHMGAFRCASTDCMTTPSPNSGYPMAAIAGTLGVRLEKPNTYVIGKNLSLPKTEDIKKAAEVIGMSSIFVVIIFVALIYIISNLINYL from the coding sequence ATGATCGAACCTTTCCTGCCTGATGCGGAGCATCTGATATTCGTTCTCATTCTGGCAACAGGGTTTGATCTGTTGATAGGTGAGCCGCCCACAGCATTGCACCCGGTGGTCTGGATAGGCAATCTTATTGGATTCTTCAAGAAAAAAGTGCCAGCCACACATAAAAAAACATATGGTGTAGTATTTGCTCTCATTGTTATCTTATTTGCAGCTTCTATAGCTTATGTTGTGCTTCTTATCGCAAATCTATCGTTCATTCCGGAATTCGTAGTGCTTCTCATTGAGGCCTATTTCCTGAAATCCACGTTCGCCATTCGCAGATTACTGGAAGCTGCAATGGAAGTCTATGGTGAACTGGTAAAAGGTGATCTTGTATCTGCACGTAAAAAGCTTTCAATGTATGTGAGCAGGGATACTTCACAGTTAACCGAAGGACAGGTGTCCTCTTCTGTCATTGAGACCTGCTCCGAGAACTTTGTTGACGGGATATTGAGCCCGTTGTTCTACTATGTGATATTCGGCCCTTACGGCCTTATAGGTGCTTATATCTTCAAAGCGGTAAGTACGCTTGATTCAATGGTGGGCTACATGAATGAGAAATACAGGGAAATTGGTTATTTCTCAGCAAAGACCGATGATGTGCTTAACTGGATACCTGCACGTATATGTGTGGTGTTCATCATGGCAGGTTCTTTCCTTTCAAGTGTTCTTTTAAAGAGCAAAGGACTGGACCATATGGGTGCTTTCAGGTGTGCATCAACAGATTGCATGACAACGCCTTCTCCTAATTCCGGCTATCCGATGGCGGCAATTGCAGGGACTCTTGGTGTCCGGCTTGAGAAACCCAATACATATGTTATCGGTAAGAACCTCTCATTGCCAAAGACAGAAGATATTAAAAAGGCAGCAGAAGTTATCGGTATGTCTTCAATATTTGTTGTAATAATATTTGTAGCTTTAATCTATATAATATCGAATTTAATCAACTATCTATAA